In the genome of Helicobacter colisuis, one region contains:
- a CDS encoding biotin--[acetyl-CoA-carboxylase] ligase — protein sequence MKILTFESLPSTHLFLSEKIKTGELKAPILVVAHQQNSGIGSRGNVWSAVKEGLYFSFAITEGELPNDLAIESVSIYFGYLFKEVLAELGSQVFLKWPNDLYLGEKKIGGILCTKISQNILVGIGLNLVVEDSAFGALDISVSKEQILFLFIEKIKIYTWKQIFSKYKLEFSRNFYYNFHYQGEQISLKDAKLLEDGSILLKGRRIYSLR from the coding sequence ATGAAAATTCTAACTTTTGAATCTTTGCCCTCAACGCATCTATTTTTGAGTGAGAAAATTAAAACTGGAGAGCTAAAAGCGCCTATTTTGGTCGTAGCTCATCAGCAAAATTCAGGCATTGGTAGTCGTGGAAATGTATGGAGCGCTGTAAAGGAGGGATTGTATTTTTCTTTTGCGATTACAGAGGGGGAATTACCTAATGATTTGGCTATTGAATCTGTTTCGATTTATTTTGGTTATCTCTTTAAGGAAGTCTTAGCAGAGCTTGGTTCTCAAGTCTTTTTGAAATGGCCTAATGATTTATATCTTGGTGAAAAAAAAATCGGTGGTATTCTTTGCACAAAAATTTCACAAAATATTTTAGTGGGAATTGGTTTAAATTTAGTGGTAGAGGATTCTGCATTCGGCGCTTTGGACATTTCAGTCTCCAAAGAACAAATACTTTTTCTTTTTATTGAGAAGATAAAAATTTACACATGGAAGCAAATTTTTAGTAAATATAAGTTAGAATTCTCTAGAAATTTTTATTATAACTTTCACTATCAAGGTGAGCAGATTTCTCTAAAAGATGCCAAGCTTTTGGAAGATGGTTCGATACTTTTAAAGGGTAGAAGAATCTATAGTCTAAGATAA
- a CDS encoding methionyl-tRNA formyltransferase encodes MNIVFMGTPLYAAMILESLLKKHTLKALVCQPDKKAGRDMHLKMPATKELLLQRDLGIPIFQPEVLDEGFLETLKQIDFDVIVVAAFGKILPKSILELAPCVNLHASILPKFRGASPIQESILENERFFGVTLMQMEEGLDSGDILGFRILKNRGQNARELFGELSEAAAKLTLDYLEKWKEIVPLKQSNADTSYCKKIKKEMGMVDFSEAKSLYLKALAYEGWPEIFLQSGLKLKKVFLNENESANKAGEILEILEDKILVGCLRGSVWIQALQAPSKKMVNAYEYLQGRRLKKGDILE; translated from the coding sequence GTGAATATTGTTTTTATGGGAACTCCTTTGTATGCTGCGATGATTTTAGAATCGCTACTAAAAAAACATACTCTTAAAGCACTTGTTTGTCAGCCAGATAAAAAAGCAGGGCGAGATATGCACTTAAAAATGCCTGCTACAAAGGAATTATTATTGCAAAGAGATTTGGGGATTCCTATTTTTCAGCCTGAAGTTTTAGATGAAGGGTTTCTTGAAACATTAAAGCAAATTGATTTTGATGTGATTGTTGTTGCAGCCTTTGGAAAGATTTTGCCCAAAAGTATTTTGGAGCTTGCCCCTTGTGTTAATTTGCACGCTTCAATATTGCCAAAGTTTCGTGGTGCTAGCCCGATTCAAGAAAGTATTTTAGAAAATGAGAGGTTTTTTGGCGTAACTTTAATGCAAATGGAAGAGGGTTTAGATAGTGGAGATATTTTAGGTTTTAGAATCTTAAAAAATAGGGGACAGAATGCAAGGGAGCTATTTGGTGAGCTTTCAGAAGCAGCTGCAAAATTGACTTTGGATTATCTTGAGAAATGGAAAGAAATTGTCCCCCTAAAGCAAAGTAATGCTGATACAAGTTATTGCAAGAAAATCAAAAAAGAAATGGGAATGGTGGATTTTAGCGAAGCAAAATCGCTTTATCTTAAAGCATTAGCTTATGAAGGGTGGCCAGAGATTTTTTTGCAAAGTGGCTTAAAACTTAAAAAAGTCTTTTTAAATGAAAATGAAAGCGCTAATAAGGCAGGTGAGATTCTAGAGATTTTAGAAGATAAGATTTTGGTGGGTTGCCTTAGGGGTAGTGTTTGGATTCAAGCTTTACAAGCCCCCTCTAAAAAGATGGTAAATGCTTATGAATATTTGCAAGGTAGAAGGCTAAAAAAGGGTGATATTTTAGAATAA
- the proB gene encoding glutamate 5-kinase: MQKSRVVIKVGSALLVKNQLIDKERMEALASLISKLRQKYEVILVSSGAVAAGFTKVKLSKGDLANKQALAAIGQPLLMQTYAENFAIFGIATAQVLLSAYDFDSRKRTQNARNAMEVLLQNEILPIINENDVTATGELSLLLEFGDNDQLSAHVTHFFNADILAILSDIEGYYDENPSINPAAKIYPKVSEISAETLKEQATPNNAFATGGIVTKLKAADFLLRNHRKMFLSSGKRLEVLEKFLLEGIQVSGTLFEK, encoded by the coding sequence ATGCAGAAAAGTAGAGTGGTGATTAAAGTTGGTAGTGCCCTTTTAGTTAAAAATCAACTAATTGATAAAGAAAGAATGGAGGCTTTAGCAAGTTTGATTTCTAAATTGCGCCAAAAATATGAAGTGATTCTAGTAAGTTCGGGTGCAGTTGCAGCAGGTTTTACAAAAGTAAAGCTAAGCAAAGGAGATTTGGCTAACAAACAAGCCTTGGCAGCCATAGGACAGCCTTTGTTAATGCAGACTTATGCTGAAAATTTTGCTATTTTTGGGATTGCTACAGCGCAGGTTTTGCTTTCTGCTTATGATTTTGATTCGCGCAAAAGAACTCAAAATGCTAGAAATGCGATGGAAGTCTTATTGCAAAATGAAATTTTACCCATTATCAATGAAAATGATGTAACAGCAACAGGTGAGTTGTCCTTGCTTTTGGAATTTGGTGATAATGATCAACTCTCTGCCCATGTTACGCATTTTTTTAATGCGGATATTCTTGCGATTTTGAGTGATATTGAAGGTTATTATGATGAAAATCCAAGTATTAATCCAGCAGCAAAAATCTATCCCAAAGTCTCTGAAATTTCTGCAGAAACCTTAAAAGAACAAGCAACACCCAACAATGCTTTTGCAACAGGTGGGATAGTCACTAAGCTAAAAGCGGCGGATTTTTTATTGCGGAATCATCGCAAAATGTTTCTCTCAAGTGGAAAACGCTTGGAGGTTTTAGAAAAGTTTTTACTAGAGGGAATTCAAGTAAGTGGGACTTTGTTTGAAAAATAA
- the obgE gene encoding GTPase ObgE: MFVDRVEIFVSSGKGGEGAVSFHREKFVINGGPDGGDGGKGGNVYFIVDRNTDTLSHFRGHKHFKAQNGKPGLGRNKYGKKGEDLVISVPPGTQVFDIESGELLLDLVGESSKILFLEGGKGGLGNVHFKSATNQRPTYAQKGMPGTEKKIRLELKLIADVGLVGFPNVGKSTLVSVVSNAKPEIANYEFTTLTPSLGIVNLGDYHSFVIADIPGIISGASEGRGLGLEFLRHIERTRFLLFVLDIANYRSIEEQFMILKEELEKFSTQLAKRPFGIMLSKSDAKSDAKGEKTAILTDFLAHLNIALKPHQEIPDCYVQKSKEDFEEHDYLKPIFVILASSVNGENIRPLKHLLYETLKEVKKECTNAEK, from the coding sequence ATGTTTGTTGATAGAGTTGAAATCTTTGTATCCTCAGGCAAAGGTGGAGAAGGCGCCGTATCTTTTCATAGGGAGAAGTTTGTCATCAATGGTGGTCCTGATGGTGGAGATGGCGGTAAGGGTGGAAATGTTTATTTTATAGTAGATCGCAATACTGATACACTCTCTCATTTTAGAGGACACAAACATTTTAAAGCGCAAAATGGAAAGCCTGGGCTTGGAAGAAATAAATATGGAAAAAAGGGCGAAGATTTAGTGATTAGTGTTCCACCTGGAACGCAAGTGTTTGATATTGAGAGTGGTGAGTTGTTGTTGGATTTGGTTGGAGAATCTAGCAAGATTTTATTCTTAGAAGGTGGCAAGGGTGGTTTGGGTAATGTGCATTTTAAAAGTGCTACCAATCAACGCCCAACTTATGCACAAAAAGGAATGCCTGGAACTGAAAAAAAGATTCGTCTAGAGTTAAAATTAATTGCCGATGTTGGATTAGTTGGCTTTCCTAATGTTGGTAAATCCACTCTTGTTTCAGTGGTTTCTAATGCTAAACCCGAAATTGCCAATTATGAATTTACCACTTTAACCCCCTCTTTGGGGATTGTGAATTTAGGAGATTATCATTCTTTTGTAATAGCAGATATTCCTGGAATTATCAGTGGAGCAAGTGAGGGGAGAGGTTTGGGGTTAGAGTTTTTGCGGCATATCGAAAGAACGCGATTCTTGCTTTTTGTGCTTGATATAGCTAATTATCGTTCAATAGAAGAGCAATTTATGATTTTAAAAGAAGAGTTAGAAAAATTTAGCACACAACTTGCTAAGCGACCTTTTGGAATTATGCTCTCAAAGAGTGATGCTAAAAGCGATGCAAAAGGAGAAAAGACTGCTATTTTGACTGATTTTTTAGCGCATTTAAATATAGCTTTAAAGCCACATCAAGAAATTCCTGATTGCTATGTGCAAAAAAGCAAAGAGGATTTCGAAGAACATGATTATTTAAAGCCGATATTTGTGATATTGGCTTCTAGTGTAAATGGGGAGAATATTAGACCGCTTAAGCATTTACTTTATGAAACGCTAAAAGAAGTAAAAAAGGAATGCACTAATGCAGAAAAGTAG
- the rpmA gene encoding 50S ribosomal protein L27, which yields MAHKKGQGSTQNNRDSAGRRLGVKKFGGQFVRAGNIIIRQRGTKVHPGNNVGMGKDHTIFALIDGIVSFERKDRNRKKVSIYPAS from the coding sequence ATGGCACACAAGAAAGGTCAGGGGAGCACCCAAAATAATCGCGATTCAGCAGGACGCCGTTTAGGTGTGAAAAAATTTGGCGGACAATTTGTTCGTGCAGGAAATATTATTATTCGCCAAAGAGGCACAAAAGTTCATCCTGGAAATAATGTAGGAATGGGTAAAGATCACACTATTTTTGCATTAATTGATGGGATTGTTTCTTTTGAAAGAAAAGATAGAAATCGTAAAAAAGTTTCTATTTACCCTGCTTCTTAA
- the rplU gene encoding 50S ribosomal protein L21 translates to MMYAIIQNGGKQYKVSEGDILLLDCLNLEPKSKVEVNEVLALFDNGDVKLGSPYVSGAKVELEVINEGRGKKVITFKKRRRKDSKTKRGFRRDFTRVRVIKIAA, encoded by the coding sequence ATTATGTATGCAATCATTCAGAATGGAGGCAAACAATACAAGGTAAGCGAAGGCGATATTTTATTGCTTGATTGTTTAAACCTTGAGCCAAAGTCAAAAGTTGAAGTCAATGAAGTTTTAGCTCTTTTTGATAACGGAGATGTGAAACTTGGAAGCCCTTATGTAAGTGGCGCTAAAGTGGAATTAGAAGTTATCAATGAAGGAAGAGGTAAAAAGGTTATTACTTTTAAAAAGCGTAGAAGAAAAGATAGTAAAACTAAAAGAGGTTTTAGAAGAGATTTTACGCGTGTTCGTGTTATTAAAATTGCGGCATAG
- a CDS encoding RidA family protein — protein sequence MLEITATKKAPQAIGPYSQAISTNGMVYTSGQIGLTPSGELVQGIEAQTRQVLENLSEVLKASNSSLKQVIKTTIFLRDMEYFGIVNGIYAEFFGDHKPARSTVAVKTLPKDALVEIECIALQN from the coding sequence ATGTTAGAGATTACAGCAACCAAAAAAGCACCTCAAGCAATTGGTCCTTATTCGCAGGCAATTAGCACAAATGGAATGGTTTATACTTCAGGTCAAATTGGGCTTACACCAAGTGGAGAATTAGTTCAAGGTATTGAAGCTCAAACAAGGCAAGTTTTAGAGAATCTTAGCGAGGTTTTAAAGGCTTCTAATAGCAGCTTAAAGCAAGTTATTAAAACAACTATTTTTTTAAGAGATATGGAGTATTTTGGTATTGTTAATGGAATCTATGCGGAATTTTTTGGAGATCATAAACCAGCTAGAAGCACGGTGGCTGTAAAAACTTTACCAAAAGATGCGTTGGTTGAGATTGAGTGTATTGCATTACAAAATTAA
- a CDS encoding MoaD/ThiS family protein, translating to MIEVELLGPLGNQKFTSNAKDFYALKKELQQDSAIQNWLKDCAIALNDEIVQSLDTPLKDGDKVVILPPVCGG from the coding sequence ATGATTGAAGTTGAATTACTAGGACCACTTGGAAATCAAAAATTCACAAGCAATGCCAAAGATTTTTATGCCCTAAAAAAAGAATTACAACAAGATTCTGCAATACAAAATTGGCTTAAAGATTGTGCTATTGCTTTAAATGATGAAATTGTACAATCTCTAGATACCCCCTTAAAAGATGGAGATAAAGTAGTGATTTTACCTCCAGTGTGTGGTGGATAA
- a CDS encoding molybdopterin synthase catalytic subunit produces the protein MLTKIMGLEIFDGALDTAKIYQKWYDFASQNNLGANSIFTGIVRAENGCDGLSFDIYEPLLEQWFLDWNKKVLENGVFLKMAHSRGDVFNHQSSYMAGIFSAKRRACLEVFEDFIEDFKHKAPIWKYDLKNGTRIYAKERSYKLPFSGILQ, from the coding sequence ATGCTCACTAAAATAATGGGTTTAGAAATTTTTGATGGGGCTTTAGATACAGCCAAAATTTATCAAAAATGGTATGATTTTGCTTCTCAAAACAACCTAGGTGCCAATAGTATTTTTACAGGGATTGTGCGCGCAGAAAATGGGTGTGATGGATTAAGTTTTGATATTTATGAGCCACTTTTGGAGCAGTGGTTTTTGGATTGGAATAAGAAAGTTTTAGAAAATGGCGTATTTTTAAAAATGGCACACTCTAGGGGCGATGTTTTTAATCATCAAAGCTCTTATATGGCTGGAATCTTTAGCGCAAAAAGACGCGCTTGTTTAGAAGTTTTTGAAGATTTTATCGAAGATTTTAAACATAAAGCTCCTATTTGGAAATATGATTTAAAAAATGGAACAAGAATTTATGCAAAAGAGCGAAGTTATAAATTACCTTTTAGTGGAATCTTACAATGA
- the mobB gene encoding molybdopterin-guanine dinucleotide biosynthesis protein B, whose product MKAIAFSGNSNSGKTTLIQKLSLLLPPTKRVCIVKHDPKNKASIDTEGKDSDIFYKTGADIAILSPTQTTLRFHQNLSLESLIQKFGDCDYLFVEGLKELPLPRICVAREIFDERFLPFSNALAIDDSINKDSLPKNIPLLNLNNPQEILDWININIKDYK is encoded by the coding sequence ATGAAAGCCATTGCCTTTAGCGGAAACTCCAACAGCGGAAAAACCACACTTATCCAAAAACTTTCTCTTCTTTTACCCCCTACAAAGCGTGTTTGCATTGTCAAACACGATCCAAAAAATAAAGCTTCTATTGACACAGAAGGCAAAGATTCTGATATTTTTTATAAAACAGGTGCGGATATTGCTATCTTAAGTCCTACACAAACCACACTAAGATTCCATCAAAACTTAAGCCTAGAATCATTAATCCAAAAGTTTGGAGATTGCGACTATCTTTTTGTGGAGGGATTAAAGGAATTGCCTTTACCTAGAATCTGTGTTGCCAGAGAAATCTTTGATGAGCGCTTTTTGCCCTTTAGCAATGCTTTAGCCATTGATGATTCAATCAACAAAGATTCATTGCCCAAAAATATTCCACTTTTGAATTTAAACAACCCTCAAGAAATTCTAGATTGGATTAACATAAATATTAAGGACTATAAATGA
- the mog gene encoding molybdopterin adenylyltransferase produces MNQAKIGILTLSDRASAGIYEDISGQAIIDTLKEYLTSPWESVYRLIGDDLEQIKSQLIELADIEKCDLIVTTGGTGPAIRDVTPEATEAVCQKMLPGFGELMRQTSLKYVPTAILSRQTAGIRNQTLILNLPGKPKSIRECLDAVFPAIPYCLDLIGATYLQTNPNIIKAFRPKS; encoded by the coding sequence ATGAATCAAGCAAAAATAGGTATTCTAACTCTTTCAGACAGAGCAAGTGCAGGAATTTATGAGGATATTTCAGGACAGGCTATTATTGACACGCTCAAAGAATATCTTACTTCCCCTTGGGAGAGTGTCTATCGTTTAATTGGCGATGATTTAGAACAAATCAAATCTCAACTCATAGAATTAGCCGACATTGAAAAATGCGATTTAATCGTTACTACAGGTGGAACTGGACCTGCAATAAGAGATGTAACGCCCGAAGCCACAGAAGCCGTATGCCAAAAAATGCTACCAGGTTTTGGAGAGCTTATGCGACAAACCAGCCTCAAATATGTCCCAACAGCGATTCTATCACGCCAAACAGCAGGAATCCGCAATCAAACTCTAATCCTCAATCTGCCTGGCAAACCAAAATCAATCCGAGAGTGTCTTGATGCAGTTTTTCCTGCTATCCCCTATTGCCTTGATTTAATTGGTGCTACTTATTTGCAAACTAACCCCAACATCATTAAAGCTTTCCGACCAAAATCTTAA
- a CDS encoding pseudouridine synthase produces MRLNQYIAHHSKFSRREADRLIKEGKVSINKEIIKDFSYQVDNRTKVYVNGKCLREKEEYTVIVYNKPKGELVSKKDDRGRKVIYESLPRRFKDFIPVGRLDFASEGLLLLTDKVEVATKLMESKLERTYLLKLSGEIKEEVFEAMENGLSLQNATLGGHQKSKIKAMEFSPFLGYWVLKNTAKFSKIKVAISEGKNRELRRFFAHFNLRVLDLKRVAYGFVSLNNLPTQKVRFLERGEYNKLHKFLGED; encoded by the coding sequence ATGCGATTAAATCAATATATAGCTCATCATTCTAAGTTTTCAAGAAGAGAAGCAGATCGGTTAATTAAAGAGGGTAAAGTTTCAATTAACAAAGAAATTATCAAAGACTTTTCATATCAAGTAGATAATCGCACAAAGGTGTATGTTAATGGAAAATGCTTGAGAGAAAAGGAAGAATACACAGTTATTGTTTATAATAAACCAAAGGGTGAGTTGGTTAGTAAAAAAGATGATAGGGGGCGCAAAGTAATTTATGAATCATTGCCTAGGCGTTTTAAGGATTTTATCCCTGTTGGTAGGCTTGATTTTGCTAGCGAAGGGTTGCTTTTATTGACAGATAAAGTGGAGGTGGCGACAAAACTAATGGAAAGTAAGCTAGAACGCACCTATCTTTTAAAGCTTTCAGGTGAGATTAAAGAAGAAGTGTTTGAAGCTATGGAAAATGGTTTGAGTTTGCAAAATGCAACACTAGGAGGGCATCAAAAGAGCAAAATTAAAGCAATGGAGTTTTCGCCTTTTCTTGGATATTGGGTGCTAAAAAATACGGCAAAATTTTCTAAAATTAAAGTGGCTATCAGTGAGGGCAAGAATCGTGAATTAAGGCGTTTTTTTGCCCATTTTAATTTAAGGGTTTTGGATTTAAAGCGTGTTGCTTATGGGTTTGTCTCGCTAAATAATCTCCCCACACAAAAAGTGCGTTTTTTGGAGAGGGGAGAGTATAATAAGTTGCATAAATTTTTAGGAGAAGATTAA
- a CDS encoding translation initiation factor, with amino-acid sequence MDRLDLSHLSIGANFEDAIDVLCKKCENLQSQCVCKKKEEIRERDSYFLWIKEEKCKGKDITLCGVVYERNETIVKMLKEIKKTLACGGSFKEDLGGYILEFQGKHLEKLKAFLKKEKFKFKK; translated from the coding sequence ATGGATCGATTAGATTTAAGTCATTTGTCAATAGGCGCTAACTTTGAAGATGCTATTGATGTGCTTTGCAAGAAGTGCGAGAATCTCCAAAGTCAATGCGTTTGTAAAAAGAAAGAAGAAATAAGGGAGAGGGATTCTTATTTTTTATGGATTAAGGAAGAGAAGTGCAAGGGAAAGGATATTACGCTTTGTGGTGTTGTTTATGAAAGAAATGAAACAATTGTAAAAATGCTGAAGGAAATTAAAAAAACTTTGGCTTGTGGTGGTAGCTTTAAAGAGGATTTAGGAGGATATATTTTGGAATTTCAAGGGAAGCATCTAGAAAAGCTTAAAGCTTTTTTGAAAAAAGAAAAATTTAAATTTAAAAAGTAA